A DNA window from Thermogemmata fonticola contains the following coding sequences:
- a CDS encoding YifB family Mg chelatase-like AAA ATPase, translating into MLARLRTFALLGIDAVPVDVEVDTAPAQVQKTVLVGLPELTVRESVHRIERALVNLGYYLPTGRTIINLAPAELRKDAGAFDLPIALGILVATGQVRPEDLEGSAAVGELALDGNVRPVAGVLSMAMEARQRGLRRLIVPQSNGREAAVVRDLEVFGVRSLAEAVGLLNRRIRLEPVAPPVEEIAGSLNRYDVDFADVKGQEFAKRALVIAAAGGHNVLMLGSPGSGKTMLARRLPTILPPLTPEESLETTRIYSACGCLPGGQALLSTRPFRSPHHTISDAGMVGGGTLPQPGEISLAHHGVLFLDELPEFHRRSLEALRQPLEEGRVTISRAAHAATFPANFILVAAMNPCPCGYLGDPKRPCKCSPLAIDKYLGRISGPLLDRIDLHIEVPPVPYEDLAGSAEGTSSAALRRLVEVARTVQARRFGPGAGLLNGRMTPRQIRQYCRLDSHGQAVLKHAVETLGLSARAHDRILRVARTIADLQEAEPIRAEHVAEAIAYRALDRRLWTR; encoded by the coding sequence ATGCTGGCTCGCTTGCGCACCTTCGCTTTGCTCGGCATCGACGCTGTTCCTGTCGATGTGGAAGTGGATACCGCGCCGGCCCAGGTCCAGAAGACGGTGCTGGTCGGCCTGCCGGAATTGACTGTTCGCGAAAGCGTCCATCGCATCGAGCGTGCCCTGGTCAATCTGGGGTATTACCTGCCGACGGGGCGGACGATCATCAATCTGGCTCCCGCCGAGCTGCGCAAGGATGCCGGGGCTTTTGATCTGCCCATTGCGCTGGGCATCCTCGTGGCGACGGGCCAGGTCCGTCCAGAGGACCTCGAAGGAAGCGCAGCCGTCGGGGAGCTGGCCTTGGATGGCAACGTGCGGCCTGTCGCCGGTGTCCTGTCGATGGCGATGGAAGCACGGCAGCGGGGTTTACGCCGTTTGATTGTCCCGCAGAGCAACGGCCGGGAAGCCGCGGTGGTCCGCGATCTGGAGGTCTTCGGCGTCCGCTCGCTCGCTGAGGCCGTGGGTCTGCTCAACAGACGTATCCGCCTCGAACCCGTCGCCCCGCCGGTGGAGGAGATCGCAGGCTCCCTCAATCGCTATGACGTGGACTTCGCAGATGTCAAAGGGCAGGAGTTTGCCAAGCGTGCTCTGGTGATCGCGGCGGCTGGGGGGCACAATGTCCTGATGCTGGGCAGTCCCGGCAGCGGTAAGACCATGCTCGCCCGCCGCCTGCCCACGATTCTGCCGCCGTTGACGCCGGAGGAGAGCCTGGAGACGACCCGCATCTATTCGGCCTGCGGCTGTTTGCCCGGCGGCCAGGCCTTGCTCAGCACCCGTCCTTTCCGCAGTCCCCATCATACCATCAGCGATGCCGGCATGGTCGGCGGCGGAACCCTGCCCCAACCGGGGGAAATCTCCCTGGCCCATCACGGCGTGCTGTTTTTGGATGAGTTGCCGGAGTTCCACCGCCGCAGTCTCGAAGCCCTTCGCCAGCCGCTGGAAGAAGGGCGCGTCACGATCAGCCGCGCTGCCCATGCTGCCACTTTCCCCGCCAATTTCATCCTGGTCGCCGCCATGAATCCCTGCCCCTGCGGCTACCTCGGCGATCCGAAGCGCCCCTGCAAATGTTCCCCCCTGGCCATCGACAAGTACCTGGGACGGATTTCCGGCCCCTTACTCGATCGCATCGACTTGCACATCGAGGTTCCTCCCGTGCCGTATGAAGACCTTGCGGGCAGTGCCGAGGGGACCAGCAGCGCCGCTCTCCGCCGCCTGGTGGAAGTCGCCCGCACCGTGCAAGCCCGCCGTTTCGGACCCGGCGCGGGGCTGCTCAACGGCCGGATGACCCCTCGGCAAATCCGCCAGTATTGCCGCCTCGACTCCCACGGCCAGGCCGTCCTCAAGCATGCGGTCGAAACCCTGGGACTTTCCGCCCGCGCCCACGACCGCATCCTCCGGGTCGCCCGCACGATCGCCGATCTGCAAGAAGCGGAGCCGATCCGCGCCGAACATGTCGCCGAAGCCATCGCCTACCGCGCCTTGGACCGCCGCCTCTGGACCCGCTAA
- a CDS encoding MJ0042-type zinc finger domain-containing protein: MAGGIVTRCPHCQTALRVPENVAGKRIKCSKCQQVFAVPARGASAEASQGQASPRPAAPAASRPSAAARPASPAASTPATAPESAPRPKRPFDDDDEGVAQVGVVEEKDVPRCPHCAMELVPPDAIVCIHCGFNNRTRVKADTRKVYAPTFSEWAMHLAPGIIAVLVCIGLIVLNYITATNMRSWLEGTFLEMDEVDAAGRKRFYIAPGAFIFLIAFISLGIFVPCLRFALRRLFVEYRPPERLKLK; the protein is encoded by the coding sequence ATGGCTGGAGGTATTGTCACCCGCTGTCCGCATTGCCAGACCGCTTTACGGGTGCCGGAGAATGTGGCCGGCAAGCGGATCAAGTGCAGCAAATGCCAGCAAGTGTTTGCGGTACCGGCAAGAGGAGCCAGCGCGGAAGCGAGCCAAGGCCAAGCGTCGCCTCGTCCCGCGGCTCCGGCAGCATCTCGTCCTTCGGCAGCGGCCCGCCCCGCCTCACCGGCGGCTTCTACCCCTGCGACCGCACCGGAGTCCGCCCCTCGCCCCAAGCGGCCCTTCGACGATGACGACGAAGGCGTGGCCCAGGTCGGAGTCGTAGAAGAAAAGGATGTGCCGCGCTGCCCGCACTGCGCGATGGAGCTGGTTCCCCCCGATGCGATCGTCTGCATCCATTGCGGGTTCAACAACCGCACGCGCGTCAAGGCCGACACACGCAAAGTCTACGCCCCCACTTTTTCCGAATGGGCGATGCATCTCGCGCCGGGCATCATTGCGGTCCTGGTCTGCATCGGTTTGATTGTGCTCAACTACATCACGGCGACCAACATGCGTAGTTGGCTGGAAGGCACTTTTCTGGAAATGGATGAAGTGGACGCCGCCGGGCGCAAGCGTTTCTACATCGCTCCGGGGGCCTTCATCTTCCTGATCGCCTTCATCTCGCTGGGGATTTTCGTGCCCTGCTTGCGCTTTGCTCTCCGCCGCCTGTTTGTGGAGTATCGGCCGCCGGAACGGCTCAAGCTCAAGTGA
- a CDS encoding polyprenol monophosphomannose synthase — protein sequence MITEVRQCQPSPPVAGTDRPLSAPGPVPAAASPSLPAGSHERLLVSLATYNEAENIGPLIEEIRRYAPQADILVIDDNSPDGTAKRVEELAQSDPRIHLLRRPGKLGLGTAILTAMRYAIAEGYDLLLNLDADFSHPPRYIPGLLAGMARRDVMIGSRYVAGGGTAHWPWLRRWISRSVNWLVRFLLRTPASDASGAFRCYRVSLLRRVPLERIQSRGYSFQQEVLFRCHLAGARIGEYPILFENRRAGASKVNPREALRSISMIFYLGLRRWLGWETRQVCREPSRLPPVQPTGSRGLPQPCEQHSERRSEPPAEGAPRVGPSPSPNGACRPSA from the coding sequence ATGATCACTGAAGTGCGGCAGTGCCAGCCCTCTCCCCCGGTTGCCGGAACGGATCGGCCGCTGTCAGCGCCTGGGCCGGTGCCCGCGGCGGCCAGCCCCAGCCTGCCAGCGGGAAGCCACGAACGCTTGCTGGTCAGTCTCGCCACCTATAACGAAGCGGAGAACATCGGGCCGCTCATCGAGGAAATCCGCCGCTATGCCCCGCAGGCCGACATATTGGTCATTGATGACAACTCGCCGGACGGCACCGCCAAGCGGGTCGAAGAGCTGGCTCAGAGCGATCCCCGCATCCATCTGCTGCGCCGGCCCGGCAAACTGGGGTTAGGAACCGCGATTCTGACGGCGATGCGTTATGCCATCGCGGAGGGGTACGATCTGCTGTTGAACCTGGATGCGGATTTCAGCCATCCGCCGCGCTACATTCCCGGCTTGCTGGCGGGGATGGCCCGGCGGGACGTCATGATCGGTTCGCGCTATGTGGCGGGGGGTGGGACGGCCCATTGGCCCTGGCTGCGGCGGTGGATTTCCCGCAGTGTCAATTGGCTGGTCCGCTTTCTGCTGCGCACTCCGGCGTCGGATGCCAGCGGGGCCTTCCGCTGTTACCGCGTGAGCCTATTGCGGCGCGTGCCCCTGGAGCGGATTCAGTCCCGCGGCTACTCCTTCCAGCAGGAAGTGCTTTTCCGCTGTCACCTGGCGGGGGCGCGCATTGGCGAGTATCCCATCCTTTTCGAGAATCGCCGGGCAGGGGCCAGCAAGGTGAATCCGCGGGAAGCCCTGCGTTCGATCAGCATGATCTTTTATCTGGGCTTGCGCCGCTGGCTGGGGTGGGAAACCCGGCAGGTCTGCCGCGAGCCGTCCCGCCTCCCCCCTGTCCAGCCCACGGGCAGCCGCGGCCTTCCCCAGCCCTGCGAACAGCACTCTGAGCGGCGCTCCGAGCCGCCAGCCGAGGGTGCGCCCCGCGTGGGGCCATCGCCTTCCCCGAATGGTGCCTGCCGTCCGTCGGCATAA
- a CDS encoding DinB family protein, producing the protein MNTPALLQELARQVRERTLQVFRAAPEAALLWAPPGTQNHILWHAGHAVWLMDVLGVALLTGQRSLPPSWDETFGMRCRPPAQTRQWPDRARLERHLEEQLLHYLRLLDQVPPQRWQLPPDPAHARHSLMGQLLHGLHDEACHSGEMYLLLKQWRRRSQS; encoded by the coding sequence ATGAACACACCGGCCCTGTTGCAGGAACTGGCCCGTCAGGTCCGGGAACGGACGCTGCAAGTTTTCCGAGCCGCTCCGGAGGCCGCTCTGCTCTGGGCGCCTCCCGGCACGCAGAACCACATCCTCTGGCACGCCGGGCACGCCGTCTGGCTCATGGATGTGCTCGGTGTTGCCCTGCTGACCGGCCAGCGGAGCCTGCCGCCTTCCTGGGATGAAACCTTCGGCATGCGCTGCCGTCCCCCCGCTCAAACCAGGCAGTGGCCCGATCGCGCCCGGCTCGAACGGCACCTGGAAGAGCAACTGCTCCACTACCTCCGCCTGCTGGACCAGGTTCCCCCCCAGCGCTGGCAACTGCCGCCGGACCCGGCCCACGCCCGCCACAGCTTGATGGGGCAACTGCTCCACGGCTTGCATGACGAAGCGTGCCACAGCGGCGAAATGTATCTGCTCTTGAAACAGTGGCGTCGGCGGTCCCAATCGTAG
- a CDS encoding TIGR02996 domain-containing protein gives MAQRLYHGHEWHLRQAIAQAPDDDLPRLIFADWLEEQGRSIEAEFIRVQLVSARLELLPRAEQERHVMIYRRQNELLEQQQQLLRHVPEPLRREGYFEFHRGLLGSITAPLRLLLPWAAELQQLIPLPQIALQDAVAAVRRTIGCSAGPAQGQPANPLEPAQGEPSAANFRELAAVLHAIRTAATHRWVVPPGGGRVLRRSGPESGLAQETHDRGEAGPLRAEAIPPFPRLEVLDLSGAELGDRNLRELFRAADRFPRLHYLDISANDVQDGTVAALLQTPWPRQLRRLILGGNLLTDRTAHLLTEKWPENSPLEDLNLRFTAIGHEGRRLLIHRFGGRVALF, from the coding sequence ATGGCACAACGATTATACCACGGGCACGAATGGCATCTGCGCCAGGCGATCGCTCAGGCCCCGGATGACGATCTGCCCCGCCTGATCTTCGCCGACTGGCTGGAAGAGCAAGGGCGGAGCATCGAGGCGGAGTTCATCCGCGTGCAACTGGTCAGCGCCCGCCTGGAGCTGCTCCCGCGGGCCGAACAAGAGCGGCACGTGATGATCTATCGCCGGCAGAACGAACTTTTGGAACAGCAGCAGCAGTTGCTCCGGCACGTGCCCGAACCGCTGCGCCGGGAGGGATACTTTGAGTTCCACCGCGGGCTGCTCGGGAGCATCACCGCGCCGTTGCGGCTTTTGCTTCCCTGGGCCGCCGAGTTGCAGCAATTGATCCCCTTGCCGCAGATTGCCTTGCAGGACGCCGTCGCCGCGGTAAGGCGCACCATTGGCTGTTCGGCTGGGCCAGCGCAAGGGCAGCCGGCCAACCCGTTGGAACCAGCACAGGGCGAACCCTCGGCGGCCAATTTCCGGGAACTGGCCGCGGTGCTGCACGCCATTCGGACGGCGGCGACCCACCGCTGGGTGGTTCCGCCCGGCGGCGGCCGAGTCCTGCGCCGCAGCGGCCCGGAGAGCGGCCTCGCGCAGGAGACTCACGACAGAGGAGAAGCGGGACCGTTACGAGCCGAGGCCATTCCTCCCTTTCCCCGCCTGGAGGTGCTCGATTTATCGGGTGCCGAACTGGGAGATCGCAATCTGCGGGAGCTGTTCCGAGCCGCCGACCGCTTTCCCCGCCTCCATTACCTGGACATATCCGCCAATGACGTACAGGATGGCACGGTGGCCGCCCTCCTGCAAACCCCTTGGCCCCGGCAACTCCGCCGGCTTATCCTCGGTGGCAATCTGCTGACAGATCGCACCGCTCACCTCTTGACCGAAAAATGGCCCGAAAACTCCCCGCTGGAAGACCTCAATCTCCGCTTCACCGCCATTGGACACGAAGGGCGGCGATTGCTGATCCACCGCTTCGGCGGTCGCGTCGCCTTGTTCTGA
- a CDS encoding tetratricopeptide repeat protein: MTGGIRRVWLLSWLLLGSEAAGETPVQQRSDPRREEHWEAVACFGTAVWQGRHGRLMTAARFLEESLRREPQAAAVRRELARIYEELEQLPAAIRQLQTVRKTRRDDRLAAEHLCRLLRELGLTDEVADLAREALKGEVPPPDWAAAIRLARYWAETAPTAAEKEPAWRRVLHWTVEKRNEGVQAAVWTPRRADLEAAQAWEALSRVLLEQDRLAEAEQARLAAERLYRRGEEEQGWLRLYALRAELAARQKQWAVAVQEQRRYLEAAQPDEVQPYRRYVQWMQQAGRSAAEVTAELQRLYEQSRESPAVGGVLAVEWGRHSATRQRAEQLAERLLQRGVDKIVLQELLRGWIEQGRGLDVLRWLERTVAPGRNAPEPPSGTAPQRAHLTLERAHLFLRALLAEPNLAEQWLRQVQGAVPSAEAAFFLGHLAEQLGQWALADHFYRQSAERIPAAQRDAVLLRRVEVLRRLQRWEEVAEVCQRRVQDGPAAGRHVFLWHQALALAHRGQHQTAEALAQKAREATPAAEQVAASLQQARLWAAMGQAEAALELLDCLLKESLTGAERQAVHAARAQLLQQQGKRSAARLAWQAVLRQDPDHAAACRELALLLAEEEEGDLAQAEQLARHARYAAAWQRRLLQQPQPLDALTTAVLGRVLFRQKRLDAARQLLETAAALPEAKRDRRIWLWLADVYESVGESAKAAAARQRSQTLPPPP, encoded by the coding sequence ATGACAGGCGGGATTCGGAGAGTCTGGCTTCTGAGCTGGCTGCTGCTAGGTAGCGAGGCGGCGGGGGAAACCCCGGTGCAGCAGCGCAGCGATCCGCGCAGGGAGGAGCACTGGGAGGCGGTGGCCTGCTTTGGCACGGCGGTGTGGCAAGGGCGGCATGGGCGGCTGATGACGGCGGCGCGCTTCCTGGAGGAAAGCCTCCGTCGGGAGCCACAGGCGGCGGCGGTACGCCGGGAATTGGCCCGGATTTATGAAGAGCTGGAACAGCTTCCCGCGGCGATCCGGCAGCTTCAAACGGTTCGGAAAACGCGACGCGACGATCGGCTCGCCGCCGAACATCTCTGCCGCCTGTTGCGGGAATTGGGCCTGACGGATGAGGTGGCAGACCTGGCCCGCGAGGCCCTGAAGGGAGAAGTCCCGCCCCCGGATTGGGCCGCGGCGATTCGCCTGGCTCGCTATTGGGCCGAAACAGCCCCCACAGCGGCGGAGAAAGAGCCAGCCTGGCGCCGCGTGTTGCACTGGACGGTCGAAAAGCGGAACGAAGGAGTGCAAGCGGCAGTCTGGACGCCGCGCCGCGCCGATCTGGAGGCGGCCCAGGCCTGGGAAGCTCTAAGCCGCGTCTTGCTCGAACAGGATCGCCTGGCGGAAGCCGAACAGGCGCGGCTGGCTGCGGAACGCCTCTACCGCCGCGGCGAGGAGGAACAGGGCTGGCTTCGCCTGTATGCTCTGCGAGCAGAGTTAGCCGCCCGCCAAAAGCAGTGGGCCGTGGCTGTCCAGGAGCAACGCCGCTATCTCGAAGCGGCCCAGCCGGACGAGGTTCAGCCCTATCGCCGTTATGTCCAGTGGATGCAGCAAGCGGGCCGCAGTGCGGCGGAAGTGACCGCCGAGTTACAGCGGCTTTACGAACAGTCGAGGGAATCGCCCGCCGTGGGCGGGGTGCTGGCGGTAGAATGGGGCCGGCACAGTGCCACGCGGCAACGGGCGGAACAGCTAGCGGAACGCCTGCTCCAGCGCGGGGTGGACAAAATCGTGCTGCAAGAGTTGCTGCGGGGTTGGATCGAGCAGGGCCGCGGCCTCGACGTACTCCGCTGGCTGGAACGAACAGTGGCCCCAGGACGCAACGCCCCGGAACCGCCTTCCGGGACGGCCCCACAACGCGCCCACCTGACCCTGGAACGTGCCCACCTGTTCCTCCGGGCCTTGCTCGCCGAACCGAACCTGGCGGAACAATGGCTGCGGCAGGTGCAGGGGGCGGTCCCATCCGCCGAGGCGGCCTTTTTCCTGGGCCATCTGGCGGAGCAGTTGGGGCAGTGGGCACTGGCAGACCATTTCTACCGCCAGTCAGCGGAGCGGATCCCGGCGGCTCAGCGGGATGCTGTTCTCCTGCGCCGGGTAGAAGTGCTGCGGCGGCTCCAGCGCTGGGAAGAGGTGGCGGAGGTGTGTCAGCGGCGCGTCCAGGACGGTCCGGCCGCGGGCCGCCACGTGTTTCTCTGGCACCAGGCTTTGGCTCTCGCCCACCGGGGACAACACCAGACAGCCGAGGCACTAGCCCAAAAGGCCCGCGAGGCGACACCGGCGGCGGAACAAGTGGCGGCGAGCCTCCAGCAGGCGCGGCTGTGGGCCGCGATGGGCCAAGCGGAAGCCGCCTTAGAGCTGCTCGACTGTTTGCTGAAGGAGTCCCTCACCGGAGCGGAACGTCAGGCGGTCCACGCCGCCCGCGCCCAGCTTCTCCAGCAGCAGGGGAAGCGCTCCGCGGCCCGCTTGGCCTGGCAAGCGGTGTTACGCCAGGACCCCGATCACGCCGCCGCCTGCCGGGAACTGGCCCTGCTTTTGGCCGAAGAGGAAGAAGGCGACTTGGCCCAGGCGGAACAACTGGCTCGGCACGCCCGCTATGCCGCCGCCTGGCAGCGCCGCCTTCTGCAACAGCCCCAGCCGCTCGACGCCCTCACCACCGCCGTGCTGGGCCGCGTCCTGTTTCGGCAAAAACGCCTGGATGCCGCCCGGCAGCTTCTGGAAACGGCTGCCGCTTTACCGGAAGCAAAAAGGGATCGCCGCATCTGGCTCTGGCTGGCCGACGTGTACGAAAGCGTGGGGGAATCCGCGAAGGCTGCCGCCGCCCGGCAGCGCAGTCAGACGCTCCCTCCCCCGCCCTGA
- a CDS encoding DEAD/DEAH box helicase gives MLRDEQIELRRQRASAESLEIRNCGKNRVFSTFQVRNPASQGEYEVIIRGWEVGSNYCSCPDFRVNTLGTCKHIEAVLQKLRQEVPEHLLKRKAPVTQPEIYLRYGEQLQLAILMPPRCSDALRRLAREFFNEQGLWQGGRRFAELRQAMEDVPEEILLRSDAEEYIYREIERDEMLGKEKEWLAQLEAGRLAWTLLRVPLYDYQLRGAIFLACRGRCILGDDMGLGKTVQTLAAMEILARERGIRRVLIIAPASVKYQWETEIRRFTDRPVRLVEGGPEERHASYDEHTFYLLVNYEQVVRDRKALNAWKPDVIVLDEAQRIKNWQSKTTREVKKLQSRYAVVLTGTPLENRLEELYSIVQFVDERRFGPAFQFLHDHRILDDKGQVKGYRNLEAIREKLAPIFLRRTRAEVLRQLPPRTENIRYVELSEAQRRHYDAQRSILAQLLQKEHLSEHDRKRILSCLVRMRCLCDSLFLYDPNQHISPKLDEFAELVPELLSSSSHEEGHKIVVFSQWERMIAEAARVLSKAQIPHVVLHGGLTGPERRDVLERFQKDRDCRVFLSTDAGGTGLNLQVADTVINLELPWNPAVLEQRIARVHRMGQDRPVRVIHFVTRNTIEERILQVLQTKRDLFLQFFEGDEEEVSFSAFETHGFLEAVRELVQEGEPRAATRLERSAAASRSVASEGAGTSERAVCPPSLWHGLAQMLEAAAASLGEASARRASLDTETEQALRQAARRLLAVLEQSPPSASAADGEGAAP, from the coding sequence ATGCTACGGGACGAGCAGATCGAGTTGCGGCGGCAGCGAGCCAGCGCGGAGTCTCTGGAGATCCGCAACTGCGGCAAAAACCGCGTCTTTTCCACCTTCCAGGTCCGCAATCCTGCAAGCCAGGGGGAATACGAAGTCATCATCCGCGGCTGGGAAGTGGGGAGCAATTACTGCTCCTGTCCCGATTTTCGGGTCAACACCCTGGGCACGTGCAAGCATATCGAAGCGGTACTCCAGAAGCTGCGGCAGGAAGTACCGGAGCATCTGCTCAAGCGCAAAGCGCCGGTGACGCAGCCGGAGATTTATCTGCGTTACGGGGAGCAGTTGCAACTGGCGATCCTGATGCCGCCGCGCTGCTCGGATGCCTTGCGGCGCTTGGCCCGCGAGTTCTTCAACGAGCAAGGGCTATGGCAGGGGGGCCGGCGCTTCGCCGAGCTGCGCCAAGCGATGGAGGACGTGCCCGAAGAAATCCTCCTGCGCAGCGACGCGGAAGAGTACATCTACCGGGAAATCGAACGGGATGAGATGCTGGGCAAGGAGAAGGAATGGCTGGCGCAGTTAGAAGCCGGTCGGCTGGCCTGGACCTTGCTGCGCGTGCCTCTGTATGACTACCAGCTCCGCGGGGCGATCTTTCTGGCCTGCCGGGGCCGATGCATCCTCGGCGACGACATGGGCCTGGGCAAGACCGTGCAAACCCTGGCGGCCATGGAAATCCTCGCGCGCGAACGGGGCATCCGCCGCGTCCTCATCATCGCTCCCGCTTCCGTCAAATATCAGTGGGAAACCGAAATCCGCCGCTTCACCGACCGCCCCGTGCGCCTCGTCGAAGGCGGACCGGAAGAACGCCACGCCAGCTACGACGAACACACCTTCTACCTGCTCGTCAATTACGAACAGGTGGTCCGCGACCGCAAAGCCCTCAACGCCTGGAAGCCCGATGTCATCGTCCTCGACGAAGCCCAGCGGATCAAAAACTGGCAATCCAAGACCACCCGCGAGGTCAAAAAGCTCCAGAGCCGCTATGCCGTGGTGCTCACCGGCACGCCCCTCGAAAACCGACTCGAAGAATTGTACAGCATTGTTCAATTTGTGGACGAGCGCCGCTTCGGCCCGGCCTTCCAGTTCCTCCACGATCACCGCATCCTCGACGACAAAGGGCAAGTCAAGGGCTACCGCAATCTGGAGGCGATCCGGGAAAAGCTAGCCCCGATCTTCCTCCGCCGCACGCGGGCCGAGGTCCTCCGTCAGCTTCCCCCCCGCACCGAGAACATTCGCTATGTGGAACTGAGCGAGGCGCAGCGCCGCCATTACGACGCCCAGCGGAGCATCCTCGCCCAGTTGCTCCAAAAGGAACATCTCAGCGAGCATGACCGCAAGCGCATCCTCAGTTGCCTGGTCCGCATGCGCTGCCTCTGCGACAGCCTCTTCCTGTACGATCCCAATCAGCACATCTCGCCAAAGCTCGACGAGTTCGCCGAGCTGGTGCCGGAGTTGCTCAGCAGTTCCAGCCACGAGGAAGGGCATAAGATCGTCGTCTTCTCCCAGTGGGAACGGATGATTGCCGAAGCGGCCCGCGTTCTGAGCAAGGCCCAGATTCCCCACGTCGTCCTGCACGGCGGCTTGACCGGCCCGGAACGGCGCGACGTGCTGGAACGCTTCCAAAAGGACCGCGACTGCCGGGTCTTCCTCAGTACCGATGCCGGCGGCACCGGCCTCAACCTGCAAGTGGCAGACACCGTTATCAATCTGGAGCTGCCCTGGAATCCCGCGGTCCTGGAGCAGCGCATCGCGCGGGTGCACCGCATGGGCCAGGACCGGCCGGTGCGCGTGATCCACTTCGTCACCCGCAATACCATCGAGGAACGCATCCTCCAGGTCCTGCAAACCAAGCGGGACTTATTCCTCCAGTTCTTTGAAGGGGACGAGGAGGAGGTCTCCTTCTCCGCCTTCGAGACTCACGGGTTCCTGGAGGCGGTTCGGGAATTGGTGCAAGAGGGCGAGCCGCGGGCTGCCACCCGCTTGGAGCGCAGCGCAGCCGCTAGCCGATCGGTGGCCTCGGAGGGGGCTGGGACCTCGGAGCGCGCTGTCTGTCCGCCATCGCTGTGGCACGGTCTGGCTCAGATGCTTGAAGCCGCTGCCGCCAGTCTGGGCGAGGCCAGCGCCCGCCGTGCTTCCCTCGATACCGAAACGGAACAGGCCCTGCGGCAGGCCGCCCGACGCTTGCTCGCGGTTCTGGAGCAGTCCCCCCCTTCCGCTTCCGCTGCCGATGGAGAAGGGGCCGCCCCCTGA